In the genome of Sciurus carolinensis chromosome 3, mSciCar1.2, whole genome shotgun sequence, one region contains:
- the Trpv3 gene encoding transient receptor potential cation channel subfamily V member 3 isoform X1 codes for MHAHPKEMVPLVGRRATGPSGNPVVLTEKRPAEVTPTKKSAHFFLEIEGFEPNPTVAKTSPPIFSKPMDSNIRQCVSGNCDDMDSPQSPQDDVTETPSNPNSPSANLAKEEQRRKKKRLKKRIFTAVSEGCVEELVELLVELQELCKRRRGMDVSDFLMHKLTALDTGKTCLMKALLNINPNTKEIIRILLAFAEENDILDRFINAEYTEEAYEGQTALNIAIERRQGDITAVLIAAGADVNAHAKGVFFNPKYQHEGFYFGETPLALAACTNQPEIVQLLMENEQTDIASQDSRGNNILHALVTVAEDFKTQNDFVKRMYDMILLRSGNWELETTRNNDGLTPLQLAAKMGKAEILKYILSREIKEKPLRSLSRKFTDWAYGPVSSSLYDLTNVDTTTDNSVLEIIVYNTNIDNRHEMLTLEPLHTLLHMKWKKFAKYMFFLSFCFYFFYNITLTLVSYYRPREEEALPHPLALTHKMGWLQLLGRMFVLIWATCISVKEGIAIFLLRPSDLQSILSDAWFHFVFFIQAVLVILSVFLYLFAYKEYLACLVLAMALGWANMLYYTRGFQSMGMYSVMIQKVILHDVLKFLFVYIVFLLGFGVALASLIEKCSEDNKDCSSYGSFSDAVLELFKLTIGLGDLNIQQNSTYPILFLFLLITYVILTFVLLLNMLIALMGETVENVSKESERIWRLQRARTILEFEKMLPEWLRSRFRMGELCKVAEEDFRLCLRINEVKWTEWKTHVSFLNEDPGPIRRTADINKIQDSSRNNSKTTLNAFDEMDEFPETSV; via the exons TGCACACTTCTTCCTGGAGATAGAAGGGTTTGAGCCCAACCCAACTGTTGCCAAGACCTCTCCCCCCATCTTCTCCAAGCCCATGGATTCCAACATCAGGCAGTG TGTCTCTGGCAACTGTGATGATATGGACTCCCCCCAGTCTCCACAGGATGATGTGACAGAGACTCCATCCAATCCCAACAGTCCAAG TGCAAACCTGGCCAAGGAAGAGCAGAGGCGTAAGAAGAAGCGGCTGAAGAAGCGTATCTTTACAGCAGTGTCTGAGGGCTGCGTGGAGGAGCTGGTGGAGCTGCTGGTGGAGCTGCAGGAACTTTGCAAGAGGCGCCGTGGCATGGATGTGTCTG ACTTCCTCATGCACAAACTGACGGCCTTGGACACGGGGAAGACCTGCCTGATGAAGGCCTTGCTAAACATCAACCCCAACACCAAGGAGATCATTCGGATCCTGCTCGCCTTCGCTGAGGAGAATGACATCCTGGACAGGTTCATCAACGCTGAGTATACTGAGGAGGCCTATGAAG GGCAGACGGCGCTGAACATCGCCATTGAGCGGCGCCAGGGAGACATCACTGCGGTGCTCATCGCGGCGGGCGCCGACGTCAACGCCCATGCCAAGGGGGTCTTCTTCAACCCCAAGTACCAGCACGAAGGCTTCTACTTCG GTGAGACACCCCTGGCCCTGGCAGCATGCACCAACCAGCCCGAGATTGTGCAGCTGCTGATGGAGAACGAGCAGACAGACATCGCCTCCCAGGACTCACGGGGAAACAACATCCTACATGCACTGGTGACGGTAGCTGAGGACTTCAAGACACAGAATGACTTTGTTAAGCGCATGTACGACATGATCCTGCTGAGGAGCGGCAACTGGGAGCTGGAGACCACACGCAACAATGATGGTCTCACACCGCTGCAGCTGGCCGCCAAGATGGGCAAGGCCGAG ATCCTCAAGTACATCCTTAGTCGCGAAATCAAGGAGAAGCCACTCCGGAGCCTGTCAAGGAAGTTTACTGACTGGGCATATGGCCCCGTGTCATCCTCACTCTATGACCTCACCAACGTGGACACCACAACAGACAATTCTGTACTGGAAATAATCGTTTACAACACCAACATTGAT AATCGGCATGAGATGCTGACCCTGGAGCCTCTGCACACACTGTTGCAcatgaagtggaagaaatttgcCAAGTACATGTTCTTCCTGtccttctgcttttatttcttctacaaCATCACCCTGACTCTTGTCTCTTACTACCGTCCCCGGGAGGAGGAG GCCCTTCCACACCCCTTGGCACTGACACACAAGATGGGGTGGTTGCAGCTGTTGGGGAGGATGTTTGTGCTCATCTGGGCCACATGCATCTCTGTGAAAGAG GGTATCGCGATCTTCCTGCTCAGACCCTCAGATCTGCAGTCCATTCTGTCAGATGCCTGGTTTCACTTTGTCTT TTTTATCCAAGCTGTGCTTGTGATACTGTCTGTCTTCTTGTACTTGTTTGCCTACAAAGAGTACCTCGCCTGCCTCGTGCTGGCCATGGCCCTGGGCTGGGCGAACATGCTCTACTACACGCGCGGCTTCCAGTCCATGGGCATGTACAGCGTCATGATCCAGAAG GTCATTTTGCATGATGTCCTGAAGTTCTTGTTTGTATATATCGTGTTCTTACTTGGATTTGGAGTAG CCCTGGCCTCACTGATTGAGAAGTGTTCCGAGGACAACAAGGACTGCAGCTCCTACGGCAGCTTCAGCGATGCGGTGCTGGAGCTCTTCAAGCTCACCATAGGCCTGGGTGACCTGAACATCCAGCAGAACTCCACCTACCCCATCCTCTTCCTGTTCCTGCTAATCACCTATGTCATTCTCACCTTCGTCCTCCTCCTCAACATGCTCATCGCCCTGATGGGAGAGACGGTGGAGAATGTCTCCAAGGAGAGTGAGAGGATCTGGCGCCTACAG AGAGCCAGGACAATCTTGGAATTTGAGAAAATGTTACCAGAATGGCTGAGAAGCCGATTCCGGATGGGAGAGCTGTGTAAAGTGGCAGAGGAAGACTTCCGGCTGTGTCTGCG GATCAATGAAGTGAAGTGGACTGAATGGAAAACGCACGTCTCCTTCCTTAATGAGGATCCAGGGCCCATCAGACGGACAG cagatatcAACAAAATCCAAGATTCTTCCAGAAACAACAGCAAAACCACGCTCAATGCGTTTGATGAAATGGATGAATTTCCAGAAACTTCAGTGTAG
- the Trpv3 gene encoding transient receptor potential cation channel subfamily V member 3 isoform X5: MDVSDFLMHKLTALDTGKTCLMKALLNINPNTKEIIRILLAFAEENDILDRFINAEYTEEAYEGQTALNIAIERRQGDITAVLIAAGADVNAHAKGVFFNPKYQHEGFYFGETPLALAACTNQPEIVQLLMENEQTDIASQDSRGNNILHALVTVAEDFKTQNDFVKRMYDMILLRSGNWELETTRNNDGLTPLQLAAKMGKAEILKYILSREIKEKPLRSLSRKFTDWAYGPVSSSLYDLTNVDTTTDNSVLEIIVYNTNIDNRHEMLTLEPLHTLLHMKWKKFAKYMFFLSFCFYFFYNITLTLVSYYRPREEEALPHPLALTHKMGWLQLLGRMFVLIWATCISVKEGIAIFLLRPSDLQSILSDAWFHFVFFIQAVLVILSVFLYLFAYKEYLACLVLAMALGWANMLYYTRGFQSMGMYSVMIQKVILHDVLKFLFVYIVFLLGFGVALASLIEKCSEDNKDCSSYGSFSDAVLELFKLTIGLGDLNIQQNSTYPILFLFLLITYVILTFVLLLNMLIALMGETVENVSKESERIWRLQRARTILEFEKMLPEWLRSRFRMGELCKVAEEDFRLCLRINEVKWTEWKTHVSFLNEDPGPIRRTADINKIQDSSRNNSKTTLNAFDEMDEFPETSV, translated from the exons ATGGATGTGTCTG ACTTCCTCATGCACAAACTGACGGCCTTGGACACGGGGAAGACCTGCCTGATGAAGGCCTTGCTAAACATCAACCCCAACACCAAGGAGATCATTCGGATCCTGCTCGCCTTCGCTGAGGAGAATGACATCCTGGACAGGTTCATCAACGCTGAGTATACTGAGGAGGCCTATGAAG GGCAGACGGCGCTGAACATCGCCATTGAGCGGCGCCAGGGAGACATCACTGCGGTGCTCATCGCGGCGGGCGCCGACGTCAACGCCCATGCCAAGGGGGTCTTCTTCAACCCCAAGTACCAGCACGAAGGCTTCTACTTCG GTGAGACACCCCTGGCCCTGGCAGCATGCACCAACCAGCCCGAGATTGTGCAGCTGCTGATGGAGAACGAGCAGACAGACATCGCCTCCCAGGACTCACGGGGAAACAACATCCTACATGCACTGGTGACGGTAGCTGAGGACTTCAAGACACAGAATGACTTTGTTAAGCGCATGTACGACATGATCCTGCTGAGGAGCGGCAACTGGGAGCTGGAGACCACACGCAACAATGATGGTCTCACACCGCTGCAGCTGGCCGCCAAGATGGGCAAGGCCGAG ATCCTCAAGTACATCCTTAGTCGCGAAATCAAGGAGAAGCCACTCCGGAGCCTGTCAAGGAAGTTTACTGACTGGGCATATGGCCCCGTGTCATCCTCACTCTATGACCTCACCAACGTGGACACCACAACAGACAATTCTGTACTGGAAATAATCGTTTACAACACCAACATTGAT AATCGGCATGAGATGCTGACCCTGGAGCCTCTGCACACACTGTTGCAcatgaagtggaagaaatttgcCAAGTACATGTTCTTCCTGtccttctgcttttatttcttctacaaCATCACCCTGACTCTTGTCTCTTACTACCGTCCCCGGGAGGAGGAG GCCCTTCCACACCCCTTGGCACTGACACACAAGATGGGGTGGTTGCAGCTGTTGGGGAGGATGTTTGTGCTCATCTGGGCCACATGCATCTCTGTGAAAGAG GGTATCGCGATCTTCCTGCTCAGACCCTCAGATCTGCAGTCCATTCTGTCAGATGCCTGGTTTCACTTTGTCTT TTTTATCCAAGCTGTGCTTGTGATACTGTCTGTCTTCTTGTACTTGTTTGCCTACAAAGAGTACCTCGCCTGCCTCGTGCTGGCCATGGCCCTGGGCTGGGCGAACATGCTCTACTACACGCGCGGCTTCCAGTCCATGGGCATGTACAGCGTCATGATCCAGAAG GTCATTTTGCATGATGTCCTGAAGTTCTTGTTTGTATATATCGTGTTCTTACTTGGATTTGGAGTAG CCCTGGCCTCACTGATTGAGAAGTGTTCCGAGGACAACAAGGACTGCAGCTCCTACGGCAGCTTCAGCGATGCGGTGCTGGAGCTCTTCAAGCTCACCATAGGCCTGGGTGACCTGAACATCCAGCAGAACTCCACCTACCCCATCCTCTTCCTGTTCCTGCTAATCACCTATGTCATTCTCACCTTCGTCCTCCTCCTCAACATGCTCATCGCCCTGATGGGAGAGACGGTGGAGAATGTCTCCAAGGAGAGTGAGAGGATCTGGCGCCTACAG AGAGCCAGGACAATCTTGGAATTTGAGAAAATGTTACCAGAATGGCTGAGAAGCCGATTCCGGATGGGAGAGCTGTGTAAAGTGGCAGAGGAAGACTTCCGGCTGTGTCTGCG GATCAATGAAGTGAAGTGGACTGAATGGAAAACGCACGTCTCCTTCCTTAATGAGGATCCAGGGCCCATCAGACGGACAG cagatatcAACAAAATCCAAGATTCTTCCAGAAACAACAGCAAAACCACGCTCAATGCGTTTGATGAAATGGATGAATTTCCAGAAACTTCAGTGTAG
- the Trpv3 gene encoding transient receptor potential cation channel subfamily V member 3 isoform X3: MHAHPKEMVPLVGRRATGPSGNPVVLTEKRPAEVTPTKKSAHFFLEIEGFEPNPTVAKTSPPIFSKPMDSNIRQCVSGNCDDMDSPQSPQDDVTETPSNPNSPSANLAKEEQRRKKKRLKKRIFTAVSEGCVEELVELLVELQELCKRRRGMDVSDFLMHKLTALDTGKTCLMKALLNINPNTKEIIRILLAFAEENDILDRFINAEYTEEAYEGQTALNIAIERRQGDITAVLIAAGADVNAHAKGVFFNPKYQHEGFYFGETPLALAACTNQPEIVQLLMENEQTDIASQDSRGNNILHALVTVAEDFKTQNDFVKRMYDMILLRSGNWELETTRNNDGLTPLQLAAKMGKAEILKYILSREIKEKPLRSLSRKFTDWAYGPVSSSLYDLTNVDTTTDNSVLEIIVYNTNIDNRHEMLTLEPLHTLLHMKWKKFAKYMFFLSFCFYFFYNITLTLVSYYRPREEEALPHPLALTHKMGWLQLLGRMFVLIWATCISVKEGIAIFLLRPSDLQSILSDAWFHFVFFIQAVLVILSVFLYLFAYKEYLACLVLAMALGWANMLYYTRGFQSMGMYSVMIQKVILHDVLKFLFVYIVFLLGFGVALASLIEKCSEDNKDCSSYGSFSDAVLELFKLTIGLGDLNIQQNSTYPILFLFLLITYVILTFVLLLNMLIALMGETVENVSKESERIWRLQRARTILEFEKMLPEWLRSRFRMGELCKVAEEDFRLCLRYQQNPRFFQKQQQNHAQCV; the protein is encoded by the exons TGCACACTTCTTCCTGGAGATAGAAGGGTTTGAGCCCAACCCAACTGTTGCCAAGACCTCTCCCCCCATCTTCTCCAAGCCCATGGATTCCAACATCAGGCAGTG TGTCTCTGGCAACTGTGATGATATGGACTCCCCCCAGTCTCCACAGGATGATGTGACAGAGACTCCATCCAATCCCAACAGTCCAAG TGCAAACCTGGCCAAGGAAGAGCAGAGGCGTAAGAAGAAGCGGCTGAAGAAGCGTATCTTTACAGCAGTGTCTGAGGGCTGCGTGGAGGAGCTGGTGGAGCTGCTGGTGGAGCTGCAGGAACTTTGCAAGAGGCGCCGTGGCATGGATGTGTCTG ACTTCCTCATGCACAAACTGACGGCCTTGGACACGGGGAAGACCTGCCTGATGAAGGCCTTGCTAAACATCAACCCCAACACCAAGGAGATCATTCGGATCCTGCTCGCCTTCGCTGAGGAGAATGACATCCTGGACAGGTTCATCAACGCTGAGTATACTGAGGAGGCCTATGAAG GGCAGACGGCGCTGAACATCGCCATTGAGCGGCGCCAGGGAGACATCACTGCGGTGCTCATCGCGGCGGGCGCCGACGTCAACGCCCATGCCAAGGGGGTCTTCTTCAACCCCAAGTACCAGCACGAAGGCTTCTACTTCG GTGAGACACCCCTGGCCCTGGCAGCATGCACCAACCAGCCCGAGATTGTGCAGCTGCTGATGGAGAACGAGCAGACAGACATCGCCTCCCAGGACTCACGGGGAAACAACATCCTACATGCACTGGTGACGGTAGCTGAGGACTTCAAGACACAGAATGACTTTGTTAAGCGCATGTACGACATGATCCTGCTGAGGAGCGGCAACTGGGAGCTGGAGACCACACGCAACAATGATGGTCTCACACCGCTGCAGCTGGCCGCCAAGATGGGCAAGGCCGAG ATCCTCAAGTACATCCTTAGTCGCGAAATCAAGGAGAAGCCACTCCGGAGCCTGTCAAGGAAGTTTACTGACTGGGCATATGGCCCCGTGTCATCCTCACTCTATGACCTCACCAACGTGGACACCACAACAGACAATTCTGTACTGGAAATAATCGTTTACAACACCAACATTGAT AATCGGCATGAGATGCTGACCCTGGAGCCTCTGCACACACTGTTGCAcatgaagtggaagaaatttgcCAAGTACATGTTCTTCCTGtccttctgcttttatttcttctacaaCATCACCCTGACTCTTGTCTCTTACTACCGTCCCCGGGAGGAGGAG GCCCTTCCACACCCCTTGGCACTGACACACAAGATGGGGTGGTTGCAGCTGTTGGGGAGGATGTTTGTGCTCATCTGGGCCACATGCATCTCTGTGAAAGAG GGTATCGCGATCTTCCTGCTCAGACCCTCAGATCTGCAGTCCATTCTGTCAGATGCCTGGTTTCACTTTGTCTT TTTTATCCAAGCTGTGCTTGTGATACTGTCTGTCTTCTTGTACTTGTTTGCCTACAAAGAGTACCTCGCCTGCCTCGTGCTGGCCATGGCCCTGGGCTGGGCGAACATGCTCTACTACACGCGCGGCTTCCAGTCCATGGGCATGTACAGCGTCATGATCCAGAAG GTCATTTTGCATGATGTCCTGAAGTTCTTGTTTGTATATATCGTGTTCTTACTTGGATTTGGAGTAG CCCTGGCCTCACTGATTGAGAAGTGTTCCGAGGACAACAAGGACTGCAGCTCCTACGGCAGCTTCAGCGATGCGGTGCTGGAGCTCTTCAAGCTCACCATAGGCCTGGGTGACCTGAACATCCAGCAGAACTCCACCTACCCCATCCTCTTCCTGTTCCTGCTAATCACCTATGTCATTCTCACCTTCGTCCTCCTCCTCAACATGCTCATCGCCCTGATGGGAGAGACGGTGGAGAATGTCTCCAAGGAGAGTGAGAGGATCTGGCGCCTACAG AGAGCCAGGACAATCTTGGAATTTGAGAAAATGTTACCAGAATGGCTGAGAAGCCGATTCCGGATGGGAGAGCTGTGTAAAGTGGCAGAGGAAGACTTCCGGCTGTGTCTGCG atatcAACAAAATCCAAGATTCTTCCAGAAACAACAGCAAAACCACGCTCAATGCGTTTGA
- the Trpv3 gene encoding transient receptor potential cation channel subfamily V member 3 isoform X2, with the protein MHAHPKEMVPLVGRRATGPSGNPVVLTEKRPAEVTPTKKSAHFFLEIEGFEPNPTVAKTSPPIFSKPMDSNIRQCVSGNCDDMDSPQSPQDDVTETPSNPNSPSANLAKEEQRRKKKRLKKRIFTAVSEGCVEELVELLVELQELCKRRRGMDVSDFLMHKLTALDTGKTCLMKALLNINPNTKEIIRILLAFAEENDILDRFINAEYTEEAYEGQTALNIAIERRQGDITAVLIAAGADVNAHAKGVFFNPKYQHEGFYFGETPLALAACTNQPEIVQLLMENEQTDIASQDSRGNNILHALVTVAEDFKTQNDFVKRMYDMILLRSGNWELETTRNNDGLTPLQLAAKMGKAEILKYILSREIKEKPLRSLSRKFTDWAYGPVSSSLYDLTNVDTTTDNSVLEIIVYNTNIDNRHEMLTLEPLHTLLHMKWKKFAKYMFFLSFCFYFFYNITLTLVSYYRPREEEALPHPLALTHKMGWLQLLGRMFVLIWATCISVKEGIAIFLLRPSDLQSILSDAWFHFVFFIQAVLVILSVFLYLFAYKEYLACLVLAMALGWANMLYYTRGFQSMGMYSVMIQKVILHDVLKFLFVYIVFLLGFGVALASLIEKCSEDNKDCSSYGSFSDAVLELFKLTIGLGDLNIQQNSTYPILFLFLLITYVILTFVLLLNMLIALMGETVENVSKESERIWRLQRARTILEFEKMLPEWLRSRFRMGELCKVAEEDFRLCLRINEVKWTEWKTHVSFLNEDPGPIRRTDINKIQDSSRNNSKTTLNAFDEMDEFPETSV; encoded by the exons TGCACACTTCTTCCTGGAGATAGAAGGGTTTGAGCCCAACCCAACTGTTGCCAAGACCTCTCCCCCCATCTTCTCCAAGCCCATGGATTCCAACATCAGGCAGTG TGTCTCTGGCAACTGTGATGATATGGACTCCCCCCAGTCTCCACAGGATGATGTGACAGAGACTCCATCCAATCCCAACAGTCCAAG TGCAAACCTGGCCAAGGAAGAGCAGAGGCGTAAGAAGAAGCGGCTGAAGAAGCGTATCTTTACAGCAGTGTCTGAGGGCTGCGTGGAGGAGCTGGTGGAGCTGCTGGTGGAGCTGCAGGAACTTTGCAAGAGGCGCCGTGGCATGGATGTGTCTG ACTTCCTCATGCACAAACTGACGGCCTTGGACACGGGGAAGACCTGCCTGATGAAGGCCTTGCTAAACATCAACCCCAACACCAAGGAGATCATTCGGATCCTGCTCGCCTTCGCTGAGGAGAATGACATCCTGGACAGGTTCATCAACGCTGAGTATACTGAGGAGGCCTATGAAG GGCAGACGGCGCTGAACATCGCCATTGAGCGGCGCCAGGGAGACATCACTGCGGTGCTCATCGCGGCGGGCGCCGACGTCAACGCCCATGCCAAGGGGGTCTTCTTCAACCCCAAGTACCAGCACGAAGGCTTCTACTTCG GTGAGACACCCCTGGCCCTGGCAGCATGCACCAACCAGCCCGAGATTGTGCAGCTGCTGATGGAGAACGAGCAGACAGACATCGCCTCCCAGGACTCACGGGGAAACAACATCCTACATGCACTGGTGACGGTAGCTGAGGACTTCAAGACACAGAATGACTTTGTTAAGCGCATGTACGACATGATCCTGCTGAGGAGCGGCAACTGGGAGCTGGAGACCACACGCAACAATGATGGTCTCACACCGCTGCAGCTGGCCGCCAAGATGGGCAAGGCCGAG ATCCTCAAGTACATCCTTAGTCGCGAAATCAAGGAGAAGCCACTCCGGAGCCTGTCAAGGAAGTTTACTGACTGGGCATATGGCCCCGTGTCATCCTCACTCTATGACCTCACCAACGTGGACACCACAACAGACAATTCTGTACTGGAAATAATCGTTTACAACACCAACATTGAT AATCGGCATGAGATGCTGACCCTGGAGCCTCTGCACACACTGTTGCAcatgaagtggaagaaatttgcCAAGTACATGTTCTTCCTGtccttctgcttttatttcttctacaaCATCACCCTGACTCTTGTCTCTTACTACCGTCCCCGGGAGGAGGAG GCCCTTCCACACCCCTTGGCACTGACACACAAGATGGGGTGGTTGCAGCTGTTGGGGAGGATGTTTGTGCTCATCTGGGCCACATGCATCTCTGTGAAAGAG GGTATCGCGATCTTCCTGCTCAGACCCTCAGATCTGCAGTCCATTCTGTCAGATGCCTGGTTTCACTTTGTCTT TTTTATCCAAGCTGTGCTTGTGATACTGTCTGTCTTCTTGTACTTGTTTGCCTACAAAGAGTACCTCGCCTGCCTCGTGCTGGCCATGGCCCTGGGCTGGGCGAACATGCTCTACTACACGCGCGGCTTCCAGTCCATGGGCATGTACAGCGTCATGATCCAGAAG GTCATTTTGCATGATGTCCTGAAGTTCTTGTTTGTATATATCGTGTTCTTACTTGGATTTGGAGTAG CCCTGGCCTCACTGATTGAGAAGTGTTCCGAGGACAACAAGGACTGCAGCTCCTACGGCAGCTTCAGCGATGCGGTGCTGGAGCTCTTCAAGCTCACCATAGGCCTGGGTGACCTGAACATCCAGCAGAACTCCACCTACCCCATCCTCTTCCTGTTCCTGCTAATCACCTATGTCATTCTCACCTTCGTCCTCCTCCTCAACATGCTCATCGCCCTGATGGGAGAGACGGTGGAGAATGTCTCCAAGGAGAGTGAGAGGATCTGGCGCCTACAG AGAGCCAGGACAATCTTGGAATTTGAGAAAATGTTACCAGAATGGCTGAGAAGCCGATTCCGGATGGGAGAGCTGTGTAAAGTGGCAGAGGAAGACTTCCGGCTGTGTCTGCG GATCAATGAAGTGAAGTGGACTGAATGGAAAACGCACGTCTCCTTCCTTAATGAGGATCCAGGGCCCATCAGACGGACAG atatcAACAAAATCCAAGATTCTTCCAGAAACAACAGCAAAACCACGCTCAATGCGTTTGATGAAATGGATGAATTTCCAGAAACTTCAGTGTAG
- the Trpv3 gene encoding transient receptor potential cation channel subfamily V member 3 isoform X4, with the protein MHAHPKEMVPLVGRRATGPSGNPVVLTEKRPAEVTPTKKSAHFFLEIEGFEPNPTVAKTSPPIFSKPMDSNIRQCVSGNCDDMDSPQSPQDDVTETPSNPNSPSANLAKEEQRRKKKRLKKRIFTAVSEGCVEELVELLVELQELCKRRRGMDVSDFLMHKLTALDTGKTCLMKALLNINPNTKEIIRILLAFAEENDILDRFINAEYTEEAYEGQTALNIAIERRQGDITAVLIAAGADVNAHAKGVFFNPKYQHEGFYFGETPLALAACTNQPEIVQLLMENEQTDIASQDSRGNNILHALVTVAEDFKTQNDFVKRMYDMILLRSGNWELETTRNNDGLTPLQLAAKMGKAEILKYILSREIKEKPLRSLSRKFTDWAYGPVSSSLYDLTNVDTTTDNSVLEIIVYNTNIDNRHEMLTLEPLHTLLHMKWKKFAKYMFFLSFCFYFFYNITLTLVSYYRPREEEALPHPLALTHKMGWLQLLGRMFVLIWATCISVKEGIAIFLLRPSDLQSILSDAWFHFVLVPRLPRAGHGPGLGEHALLHARLPVHGHVQRHDPEALASLIEKCSEDNKDCSSYGSFSDAVLELFKLTIGLGDLNIQQNSTYPILFLFLLITYVILTFVLLLNMLIALMGETVENVSKESERIWRLQRARTILEFEKMLPEWLRSRFRMGELCKVAEEDFRLCLRINEVKWTEWKTHVSFLNEDPGPIRRTADINKIQDSSRNNSKTTLNAFDEMDEFPETSV; encoded by the exons TGCACACTTCTTCCTGGAGATAGAAGGGTTTGAGCCCAACCCAACTGTTGCCAAGACCTCTCCCCCCATCTTCTCCAAGCCCATGGATTCCAACATCAGGCAGTG TGTCTCTGGCAACTGTGATGATATGGACTCCCCCCAGTCTCCACAGGATGATGTGACAGAGACTCCATCCAATCCCAACAGTCCAAG TGCAAACCTGGCCAAGGAAGAGCAGAGGCGTAAGAAGAAGCGGCTGAAGAAGCGTATCTTTACAGCAGTGTCTGAGGGCTGCGTGGAGGAGCTGGTGGAGCTGCTGGTGGAGCTGCAGGAACTTTGCAAGAGGCGCCGTGGCATGGATGTGTCTG ACTTCCTCATGCACAAACTGACGGCCTTGGACACGGGGAAGACCTGCCTGATGAAGGCCTTGCTAAACATCAACCCCAACACCAAGGAGATCATTCGGATCCTGCTCGCCTTCGCTGAGGAGAATGACATCCTGGACAGGTTCATCAACGCTGAGTATACTGAGGAGGCCTATGAAG GGCAGACGGCGCTGAACATCGCCATTGAGCGGCGCCAGGGAGACATCACTGCGGTGCTCATCGCGGCGGGCGCCGACGTCAACGCCCATGCCAAGGGGGTCTTCTTCAACCCCAAGTACCAGCACGAAGGCTTCTACTTCG GTGAGACACCCCTGGCCCTGGCAGCATGCACCAACCAGCCCGAGATTGTGCAGCTGCTGATGGAGAACGAGCAGACAGACATCGCCTCCCAGGACTCACGGGGAAACAACATCCTACATGCACTGGTGACGGTAGCTGAGGACTTCAAGACACAGAATGACTTTGTTAAGCGCATGTACGACATGATCCTGCTGAGGAGCGGCAACTGGGAGCTGGAGACCACACGCAACAATGATGGTCTCACACCGCTGCAGCTGGCCGCCAAGATGGGCAAGGCCGAG ATCCTCAAGTACATCCTTAGTCGCGAAATCAAGGAGAAGCCACTCCGGAGCCTGTCAAGGAAGTTTACTGACTGGGCATATGGCCCCGTGTCATCCTCACTCTATGACCTCACCAACGTGGACACCACAACAGACAATTCTGTACTGGAAATAATCGTTTACAACACCAACATTGAT AATCGGCATGAGATGCTGACCCTGGAGCCTCTGCACACACTGTTGCAcatgaagtggaagaaatttgcCAAGTACATGTTCTTCCTGtccttctgcttttatttcttctacaaCATCACCCTGACTCTTGTCTCTTACTACCGTCCCCGGGAGGAGGAG GCCCTTCCACACCCCTTGGCACTGACACACAAGATGGGGTGGTTGCAGCTGTTGGGGAGGATGTTTGTGCTCATCTGGGCCACATGCATCTCTGTGAAAGAG GGTATCGCGATCTTCCTGCTCAGACCCTCAGATCTGCAGTCCATTCTGTCAGATGCCTGGTTTCACTTTGTCTT AGTACCTCGCCTGCCTCGTGCTGGCCATGGCCCTGGGCTGGGCGAACATGCTCTACTACACGCGCGGCTTCCAGTCCATGGGCATGTACAGCGTCATGATCCAGAAG CCCTGGCCTCACTGATTGAGAAGTGTTCCGAGGACAACAAGGACTGCAGCTCCTACGGCAGCTTCAGCGATGCGGTGCTGGAGCTCTTCAAGCTCACCATAGGCCTGGGTGACCTGAACATCCAGCAGAACTCCACCTACCCCATCCTCTTCCTGTTCCTGCTAATCACCTATGTCATTCTCACCTTCGTCCTCCTCCTCAACATGCTCATCGCCCTGATGGGAGAGACGGTGGAGAATGTCTCCAAGGAGAGTGAGAGGATCTGGCGCCTACAG AGAGCCAGGACAATCTTGGAATTTGAGAAAATGTTACCAGAATGGCTGAGAAGCCGATTCCGGATGGGAGAGCTGTGTAAAGTGGCAGAGGAAGACTTCCGGCTGTGTCTGCG GATCAATGAAGTGAAGTGGACTGAATGGAAAACGCACGTCTCCTTCCTTAATGAGGATCCAGGGCCCATCAGACGGACAG cagatatcAACAAAATCCAAGATTCTTCCAGAAACAACAGCAAAACCACGCTCAATGCGTTTGATGAAATGGATGAATTTCCAGAAACTTCAGTGTAG